A stretch of the Lactuca sativa cultivar Salinas chromosome 9, Lsat_Salinas_v11, whole genome shotgun sequence genome encodes the following:
- the LOC111920545 gene encoding uncharacterized protein LOC111920545 — protein sequence MIKFLDYYAYGIVNIDDCLDANDLVGIMNDTLSKNEQMKISNKIENSTQSTQQNFADIEDDFDNISEIEKEECVDFSKLSVIKITSLAKSKENDDSKSKQNNDSSSTTKTDDSQESVIVEDITNNGSDNDDDSCEKEIPQVVEAQFYIQKGNGDKVDPNVNELLKEDNSKVTDKGKGKKFQLKEYYQEQVKQAFENYLNESMSGSTTSQESFSKTLKWQEIKTNKKVSFSKRKVEKENIEVEASTLNDYIYIPKSGEVICNEQCDKTWYIDSGCSRHMTVQKENLRDFRKLENVGLVKFGNNQKCKVKGYRKVTNRKFIMNRVTYIEGLKYNLISVSQLVVGTGNEVLFDKEESMISNKETKEVVLKSKRKGDMFILDIKPIVSIPSICLLLKASSDLSWLWHRRLSHLNFKILNKLVLNDLLRGLPILKLDNDSLYAACEQGKQH from the exons ATGATCAAGTTCCTAGATTATTATGCTTATGGTATTGTTAATATTGATGATTGTTTGGATGCTAATGATTTGGTTGGTATTATGAATGATACTTTATCTAAAAAtgaacaaatgaaaatttcgaaCAAAATTGAGAATTCGACACAAAGTACTCAACAAAATTTTGCTGATATCGAAGATGATTTTGATAATATCAGTGAAATTGAGAAAGAGGAATGTGTTGATTTCTCAAAATTGTCTGTCATTAAAATCACTTCGTTAGCTAAAAGCAAAGAAAATGATGATTCAAAATCGAAGCAAAACAATGATTCATCATCAACAACCAAAACTGATGATTCTCAAGAGTCTGTTATTGTCGAAGACATAACGAACAATGGAAGTGACAATGATGATGATTCATGTGAAAAAGAAATTCCACAAGTTGTTGAAGCTCAA TTTTATATACAAAAAGGAAATGGGGATAAAGTTGACCCAAATGTGAATGAATTGCTGAAAGAAGATAATTCAAAAGTAACTGATAAAG gaaaaggaaagaaattTCAACTGAAAGAGTACTACCAAGAACAAGTCAAACAGGCTTTTGAGAATTACTTGAATGAATCGATGAGTGGAAGTACTACATCCCAAGAATCATTCTCAAAGACTTtaaaatggcaagaaattaaaACAAACAAGAAAGTTTCTTTTTCTAAAAGAAAGGTTGAAAAAGAAAACATCGAAGTTGAGGCTTCAACATTGAATGATTATATTTATATACCAAAATCTGGTGAa GTTATATGTAACGAGCAATGTGACAAAAcctggtacattgatagtggatgctcgcgtcacatgactgtTCAGAAAGAGAACCTTAGAGATTTTAGGAAGTTAGAGAATGTTGGACTtgtgaagtttggaaataacCAAAAGTGCAAAGTGAAAGGATATAGGAAAGTGACGAACAGGAAGTTCATAATGAATAGAGTTACTTATATTGAAGGTTTGAAATACAACCTTAtaagtgtatctcaacttgttgttggtactgggAATGAAGTTCTCTTTGATAAAGAAGAAAGTATGATTTCGAACAAAGAAACGAAGGAAGTCGTGTTAAAGTCGAAGAGGAAGGGTGATATGTTCATTCTGGACATAAAACCTATAGTTTCCATACCCTCTATTTGCTTACTATTGAAGGCTTCTTCTGACCTCAGTTGGCTTTGGCACCGAAGGCTTTCTCatcttaatttcaaaattttgaataaacttgttttaaatgatCTTCTTCGAGGTTTACCTATTCTAAAACTTGATAATGATTCTTTGTATGCAGCTTGTGAACAAGGCAAACAACATTGA